One genomic segment of Prochlorococcus marinus str. MIT 0919 includes these proteins:
- the ntcA gene encoding global nitrogen regulator NtcA — protein sequence MATAEIGLSCYSNYFSGVQSQNQLNEQPQAKKSLLDVIRALDGATPELVERSKTIFFPGDPAERVYLIRRGAVRLTRVYESGEEITVALLRENSLFGVLSLLTGQRSDRFYHAVAFTRVEMVSAPAGSVRNALEGDSSVGLLLLQGLSSRVLQTETMIETLTHRDMSSRLVSFLLVLCRDFGVAGEKGITIDLRLSHQAIAEAIGSTRVTITRLLGDLRSLGLLQIDRKKITVFDPIALAKRFN from the coding sequence ATGGCAACTGCTGAGATTGGCTTGAGCTGCTATTCAAACTATTTTTCTGGGGTGCAATCACAAAACCAACTTAATGAACAACCTCAAGCTAAGAAGAGCCTTCTGGATGTAATTCGGGCCCTTGATGGAGCAACTCCTGAGTTGGTTGAGCGTTCTAAAACAATCTTTTTTCCGGGGGATCCCGCTGAAAGGGTTTATTTGATTAGAAGAGGTGCTGTTCGTCTGACAAGAGTGTATGAATCAGGGGAAGAAATAACAGTAGCTTTGTTAAGAGAAAATAGTTTATTTGGAGTCCTTTCCCTGCTGACAGGACAGAGGTCTGATCGTTTTTATCATGCCGTAGCCTTCACGAGAGTTGAAATGGTTTCTGCACCCGCAGGTTCTGTTAGAAATGCTCTTGAGGGAGATAGCAGTGTTGGCTTGCTTCTACTTCAAGGCTTATCTAGCAGGGTTTTACAAACTGAAACCATGATTGAGACTCTTACTCATAGAGATATGTCTTCTAGATTGGTTAGTTTCCTTTTGGTTCTATGCAGGGATTTTGGAGTGGCTGGAGAGAAGGGAATAACGATTGACCTTAGATTGTCTCATCAGGCAATTGCTGAAGCGATAGGGTCTACTAGAGTAACTATTACTAGATTGCTTGGGGATTTGCGAAGCTTGGGACTTCTCCAGATAGATCGAAAAAAAATAACTGTTTTTGATCCAATAGCTCTTGCTAAACGATTTAATTAA
- the dcd gene encoding dCTP deaminase, whose product MLKNDRWISEQAKAGMLKPFQSKLIRHLKPQSQEQPVLSFGCSSYGYDLRLSSKEFLIFRHVPGTVMNPKKFNPKNLESTPLNQDADGEYFILPAHSYGLGVALERMKVPPNITVICLGKSTYARLGIIVNTTPAEASWEGHLTLEFSNSSGADCRIYANEGICQLLFLEGDPCETTYSDRKGKYQNQPEKVTLAKI is encoded by the coding sequence ATGCTTAAAAACGATCGCTGGATAAGTGAACAAGCCAAAGCAGGCATGCTTAAGCCTTTTCAAAGCAAACTAATCAGGCATCTGAAGCCTCAGTCTCAAGAGCAACCAGTTTTGAGTTTTGGATGCTCATCTTATGGATATGACCTAAGACTTTCTTCAAAGGAATTTTTAATCTTTCGCCATGTGCCTGGGACCGTAATGAATCCCAAAAAATTCAATCCTAAAAATTTAGAATCAACTCCGCTAAATCAAGATGCAGATGGTGAATATTTTATTCTGCCAGCTCACTCCTATGGACTAGGTGTTGCTTTAGAAAGAATGAAAGTACCCCCTAACATTACTGTAATTTGCTTAGGGAAAAGTACGTATGCAAGGCTTGGAATCATAGTAAATACAACACCAGCTGAAGCAAGTTGGGAGGGGCATCTCACTCTTGAATTCAGCAATAGCTCAGGGGCTGATTGTCGGATATATGCAAATGAAGGGATATGCCAATTATTATTTTTGGAAGGAGATCCTTGTGAAACGACATATAGTGATCGGAAGGGTAAATATCAGAATCAACCCGAAAAAGTTACGCTTGCAAAGATATAA
- the thyX gene encoding FAD-dependent thymidylate synthase, with translation MPLTHLVTATPDAEKTMAYIARVSNPKNQDNQDFSKLLKYCIKNEHWSVFEQAFMTIQIETNRGIAAQILRHRSFTFQEFSQRYADSSQLGEIPVPELRRQDTKNRQNSIPDLSIEVRNTFEQKIRKNFEESISLYREMLNSGIAKECARFVLPLATPTRIYMSGSCRSWIHYINLRSGHGTQKEHMDIANECKKIFCKQFPTVAIALEW, from the coding sequence ATGCCATTAACCCATCTGGTTACAGCCACTCCAGATGCTGAAAAAACCATGGCATACATTGCCAGAGTCAGCAATCCTAAGAATCAAGACAATCAAGATTTCTCAAAATTGCTGAAATACTGCATAAAAAATGAACATTGGAGTGTATTTGAACAAGCATTTATGACTATTCAAATTGAAACTAATAGAGGAATAGCAGCACAGATTCTTAGGCATAGATCTTTTACCTTTCAAGAATTCTCTCAAAGGTATGCCGATAGTAGTCAACTTGGCGAAATACCAGTACCAGAATTAAGAAGGCAAGATACAAAAAATAGACAAAACTCAATTCCTGACTTATCAATAGAAGTTAGAAATACTTTTGAGCAAAAGATAAGAAAGAATTTCGAAGAAAGCATTTCTTTATATAGAGAAATGCTTAACTCCGGAATAGCAAAAGAATGTGCAAGATTTGTTCTTCCACTAGCCACTCCAACTCGTATATATATGAGTGGTTCTTGCAGATCCTGGATTCATTATATAAATTTAAGATCAGGACATGGTACTCAAAAAGAGCATATGGATATAGCTAATGAATGTAAGAAAATATTTTGCAAACAATTCCCAACTGTTGCTATAGCTCTTGAATGGTAA
- a CDS encoding cob(I)yrinic acid a,c-diamide adenosyltransferase, translating into MTATPSPISASTEKPCGELYPLSSANSKPKLRIVESQGQVQVHMASYSGSFPLVLSEALRSAGLGSRVLIAQFLKGGVSQGPQKAINLCGRLQWFRPNTNCYLGRSHSGQNHLSDEFVKSKMAVQEIWEVCKANLLKEAVNKIVLDEIGLAMKLGFIKEDDLIETLEQRPRSIDLILTGPFIPENVIAMADQVTELRCSR; encoded by the coding sequence TTGACAGCAACCCCTAGCCCCATCAGTGCCTCAACAGAGAAGCCTTGTGGTGAGTTATATCCACTATCTTCTGCAAATTCAAAACCAAAGCTGAGAATTGTTGAATCGCAAGGCCAAGTTCAAGTTCATATGGCAAGTTACAGCGGTAGCTTTCCTCTTGTACTAAGTGAAGCACTGAGATCTGCAGGGCTTGGCAGTCGAGTATTAATAGCTCAGTTTTTGAAAGGAGGAGTAAGTCAAGGTCCTCAAAAAGCTATTAATCTCTGTGGAAGATTGCAATGGTTCAGGCCAAATACAAACTGCTACCTTGGCAGGAGCCACAGTGGGCAAAATCACTTGTCAGATGAATTTGTTAAATCCAAAATGGCAGTTCAAGAAATCTGGGAAGTATGCAAAGCAAATCTTCTAAAAGAAGCTGTCAATAAAATTGTTTTGGATGAGATTGGACTAGCAATGAAGTTAGGATTTATTAAAGAAGATGATCTAATAGAAACTCTTGAACAAAGACCTCGCTCTATAGATTTAATTCTGACAGGTCCATTTATTCCTGAAAACGTCATTGCTATGGCTGATCAAGTAACTGAATTAAGGTGCTCTAGATAA
- the glmM gene encoding phosphoglucosamine mutase, which produces MHPFGTGPITSKNPIFGTDGIRGKASSLLAPDFVLKIGFWCGLVIEGEGPFIIGQDSRQSSSMITSALSAGLTAAGREVWQVGLCPTPAIPHLIKQFGASGGLMVSASHNPPEDNGIKIFNSAGQKISLKEQRLIEKGLTKEINPLEQIGAIHYRNELIQHYSNSLLETANGKTLKDVSIVLDLCWGSATSCGEKIFTSLGATLKTIHSHSDGAKINVKCGSTNLGPLKEAVKAENAQMGFAFDGDADRVIAVDEKGRVIDGDHILYLWGSFLKEQNQLPEQRLVATSMSNLGLENAWLAKGGQLERTPVGDRYVQEKMLETNATLGGEQSGHILSKMNGLCGDGLLTAIQLATICNGLNLRLFEWLNQSFKPYPQKLINVPIKNSSSNQYWEESEALQEAMDKAKVAMGSRGRVLIRESGTEPLLRVMVESEDPKMVDSWSSHLASIALNDLNAA; this is translated from the coding sequence ATGCATCCTTTTGGCACTGGACCTATTACTAGCAAAAATCCAATCTTCGGTACAGATGGCATCCGCGGGAAAGCATCTTCATTGTTAGCACCAGATTTTGTCCTAAAGATTGGGTTTTGGTGTGGATTAGTAATAGAAGGAGAAGGGCCATTCATTATTGGGCAGGATTCGCGGCAGAGCAGTTCAATGATCACCTCTGCTTTGAGTGCAGGGCTAACCGCAGCTGGGCGAGAAGTGTGGCAAGTAGGTTTATGCCCAACCCCTGCCATCCCTCACCTCATCAAACAATTTGGGGCTTCTGGCGGGCTAATGGTATCGGCCAGTCATAATCCTCCAGAAGATAATGGAATAAAAATCTTTAATAGTGCTGGTCAAAAAATAAGTTTGAAAGAACAACGCCTTATCGAAAAAGGCCTTACCAAAGAAATAAACCCTTTAGAACAAATAGGAGCAATACATTATCGAAATGAGCTAATTCAGCACTATTCAAATAGTCTTCTAGAAACTGCGAATGGGAAAACACTTAAAGATGTTTCTATTGTTCTAGATCTTTGCTGGGGATCGGCAACCTCATGTGGAGAAAAGATCTTTACATCCTTAGGTGCAACTTTAAAAACAATTCATAGCCATTCAGATGGAGCAAAAATCAATGTCAAATGCGGATCAACCAACCTAGGTCCACTTAAAGAAGCAGTTAAAGCAGAGAATGCTCAAATGGGATTTGCATTTGATGGAGATGCTGATCGTGTAATAGCTGTCGATGAGAAAGGAAGAGTTATTGATGGAGATCACATACTTTATTTATGGGGATCATTTTTGAAAGAACAAAACCAACTCCCTGAGCAAAGGCTTGTAGCTACATCTATGTCGAACCTTGGCTTGGAAAATGCATGGCTAGCCAAAGGTGGGCAGCTTGAGAGAACACCTGTGGGGGATAGATATGTTCAAGAAAAAATGTTAGAAACTAATGCAACACTTGGTGGGGAACAGTCAGGCCATATCCTTTCCAAAATGAATGGTCTTTGTGGTGATGGTCTTTTAACTGCAATACAACTTGCGACAATATGTAATGGGCTTAATCTTCGTCTTTTTGAATGGCTAAATCAGAGTTTCAAACCTTATCCACAAAAGCTCATTAATGTACCAATTAAAAATTCCTCCTCGAATCAATACTGGGAGGAATCAGAAGCCTTACAAGAGGCAATGGATAAAGCAAAAGTTGCGATGGGCTCCCGAGGAAGGGTTTTAATAAGAGAAAGTGGAACAGAGCCTTTACTGAGAGTTATGGTTGAATCTGAAGACCCTAAAATGGTTGATTCATGGAGTTCCCATCTTGCAAG
- a CDS encoding thioredoxin domain-containing protein has protein sequence MENNPRSVELGKVQKIVLLVVALLLSAFIFVVRGGLSPSQPLDQLARRSIPPDIALSNGRPTILEFYADWCEICQKMAPTMLDLETKLGNKIDFVLLNVDNDRWFSFVDKYEVNGVPQFNFFDERGEMQGEFVGFLDPNEISKLSHALLNEVGFSKEDLSHNQTSDKESFSELNSGPGYKIINPRSHG, from the coding sequence ATGGAAAATAATCCCAGATCAGTTGAATTAGGCAAAGTACAAAAAATAGTTCTTTTAGTGGTTGCTTTATTACTTTCGGCATTCATTTTTGTTGTGAGAGGAGGGTTGTCCCCTTCTCAGCCTCTTGATCAGTTGGCTAGAAGATCTATTCCTCCTGACATTGCTTTATCGAATGGTAGACCTACCATTTTGGAATTTTATGCAGATTGGTGTGAAATATGCCAAAAAATGGCTCCTACAATGCTAGACCTTGAAACGAAGCTCGGGAATAAAATAGATTTTGTTTTATTGAATGTAGATAATGATCGATGGTTTTCTTTTGTAGATAAATACGAAGTAAATGGTGTCCCACAATTTAACTTTTTTGACGAAAGGGGTGAAATGCAAGGAGAATTTGTTGGATTCTTGGATCCCAACGAAATAAGCAAACTATCTCATGCACTTCTAAATGAAGTAGGATTTTCAAAAGAAGACCTTTCTCATAATCAAACTTCTGATAAAGAAAGCTTTTCGGAGTTAAATAGTGGGCCCGGATATAAGATTATAAATCCTAGAAGTCATGGATAA